Genomic segment of Colletotrichum destructivum chromosome 5, complete sequence:
TTGGTGGgcaagaggaagaggcaaaAATTCGGGCAAACGAATAGGATGCTTGCTTGGTGACgggctggagctggagctgagtgaggaggaggatttGTCGAGCAATGTTCCTGGGAGATGACGAAAGGCTGGTACTGTGGCTGCGGTGACTTGAGTGTGTTGGCGCAAAGCACTCGGACTGGGGACGACGGCTGAACCGGGATGGAGaccggacgaggaggcggagtAGGCGCTGTAGGTTGGTTGCGAgcgagagaaaaagaaagagagagagagagagagagagagagagagggagaaaatCGCCCCAAAAGAACCGCCGCGTTGAAGACGAGAGAAGGGACGATTGGGGAAAGTTGGAACGGCGATTTTTTCATGCTCGGACAGGGGAGGTCGGAGCGGGTTTCTACACtggcacctacctacctgctcTGTACACGACGGTCTCAACATCCTCACCTCGCAACGGCGATACTGCCCCGGCTCCAGCGGGCTCGTCATGCCCGGCTGCTCCACACTAGCAGAGAACCATTGCAGATttctcctccatcctcctccatgGTTGCACCCCGCTCTGGTCCGGGCGAGCCCCACCTTAGGTTCGTGAgtctcgtcttcgtcaccgTCTCTGCCTCACttttcccctttctttccccaGTCGCTGGCACTTGGACGGAAAACGAATCTGTCGGGAAGACAACCACAGCAGCCTCGCATGAAAGTGGAATCTACGCACGTCCAAGCATGACTAGCACATCCGGCCTCGCTTGCTAGAGTGTTTGACCGAATATCCTGGTGCTGGAGCAGCTCCCGGGACATGGACGAACGAAACTAACAAGGAACAATGACCAAAGAAAAGATGCCCAGCACGACgaacctccccccccccccccggcaaCAGCTTTGCTGTCTTACTCATGCAAGCAGGTCCACATTGATATTTGCACAGAGAGGAGCTTGGCGCCAATGGGTTTGCTACCTTAACGCCGGGATCCGGTTTCTACCGTCGCCGTTGACTCTCTTATACACCTCTTGTTGTTGGCGGGCTTGCGGGTTCGCCCTGGCTGATCGAAACAGCACTTGGTGCTTTTTGGCAGCGAACTCTGCAAATTCGTTCCAAAAACACCACCCAATACTCTGAGCCGTAGCCATGCCGAGGTCAGAACGAGCGCCGCGTTGTGGTTTATATCCATCTGCTATGATCTGCCGTGGTGTTTCTCTTCGGCGATAAGGTAGCAGTGACACATGACGTGCGAACGAACGCCTTGCTTGCCCTTTAAACCCCACCACCGCGGAACCCATGGCGGAATTTCGACGGAGCCTTCGGCTTTCCCGATGTCTTGGAGAGAACTGATCGGCTGGCGGTACGGATTCCGCGGGACGGGTTCCACGGAGTGAAATGGAAGGgaaaataaaataaaaggCACTCAGATGATGGCAAACAAGCCAAGCATGTGCAATGCTAGCAGCCAGCAGTGTACCCATTGCAGTCTGTACCTgcttaggtacctacctacctaccagGTAGGCAGATGATGTGGCAGGAATCATGGTATCTAGGTGAGGCGCTCACTGGGACAGCCACACCAACGCGGGGGGTTGCTAACCTACCCCTGCATCTGCCGTTTTGCGGCGCACTTGCGCTAGAGAAGCTCCCCCTTTCCGCCAACCCCTCACCACCTTTAGGTCCTCTCCATCACTGGCCGAAACTTGCGACACCAACGACTGCCTAGCCACATCATCGCGGCAGCCTCACCCTTGATTCTCCAAAAAAACAGCCGCAACCTCGTctggacctcgacctcgacctcgatcaCCCAAAGAGCCTCTTCCCCTTAGATTCTAGCCCTCAAGATCCTGCAACGCCCCCTCAACAAGCAACAAACTGTAGCATCAAGGCAACAAACAAGTCGCCCACAATGGCAACGCAGTACGAAAGTGAGaacaaaccccctcccctccttgGACCATTCCCGTGAACCTAATCACCTACCCCTCATCATGCGTTCTCTGACTAAcacatccctccccccctaCCAGTCGAGCACAACATCAAGCCCGGGCCCTCGACCCAGGAAGGGACCCGCCGCATCGACATGTCCTCCTTTACCTCCTTCCTCACAAACCTCACCACAGCCGACGCGCCCTCGGCAGACCGCCACACGAACCCACATGCGACGCCTACCcccgttgacgccgccgctctctaccacctcctccaacaGCAGTTCCAGACACTCTTCTCCACCGCCCCCAACGCTGACAACGCCCGCTTTCTGTcgggcctcgtcgaagccCTCGAGCGCGACATCGCCAGCCCTCCCACCGAGATCCCCGGCGTCTCGCAGGAGTATCTCGACTCCCTCGAACGCGTCCCCAAGAAGGCGCTtcgcgaggacgaggcctGCCCCATTTGCGCCGAGAAGTTTCTCGACGACCGCTacccgctcgtcgtcgagctgccgTGCCACAGCAGCCACCGATTCGACCTTGAGTGCGTGAGCCCCTGGCTGCGCAGCAAGGGCAGCTGTCCCATGTGCCGCAAGGACctgaccaagaagaaggatcAGATCGTCGTGccagacgatgacgaggacaaCGACGACCCGGATGGGTTGTATGCATAGATTGGGTTTGCGTCCAGTGGGCGGGAATCGGCTATGCTTGGAGAAAAAGACAGCGTGGGGCATCTGCTTGGGCGGGTAGGGACAGGgtgagagaggcagagacgGGCGAACGGCAGAGTGACAGAAGACACGGAACGGGGTCCGGAGTTTGGTTGGAGTTGGAAGGGGGCTGCATTTGATAATCCCTCTGCTTTTCACGACGGCCGTTACAAAACAAACCAGAAAACAGCCCGGAATACATCTTCACATTTGTTCAGTCGCCACGCAATCGATCGGTGTCGAGACGCAAACGCAAGTTCGTTGTCCGCCCCTGGTGCTGATGATGCTACACTAGTACATGCCTGTCGATTTGTTCATCATTCTCCTCTCAGATATCTCGACCGACCGCCGCCCGCTGCATTCACCATCGGTCGCCCTTTGTGCCCCAGCATCGCATGCCGCACTCAGTTCTTCCCGTCCTtggccccgccgccggcgccgctcctgccccccttcctcacctcctcgccggcgccgccaccgccgtgcGGCTTGTCGCCCTGCGGCTTGGACGCCGCCTGGTTCGCGCCCGAGACGTCGAGCGCgccaccgtcggcctcgtgcTTCTCGGCGCCCGGCCGTGTCGTCGAAGGGTCGAACGCCTCCTTCTCATGCGCCACCTCAGAGTCCCGTCCTGATTTGGTGCCCTCGGTGCCGCTCGGGTTCAGCGACTCGCGGTCCTGCGTGTCCTTGTAGGCGTACCGCCTCGTCGCGGCGTTGGCAAAAGCCCGGGTCGCCGCCGGGATCCGGGCTATCAGGGACGGCCTcgcggctgcggcgccgaggttgagGGTGCGCAGGGTCCGGGATGCCATGTTgttgtgtatgtgtgttatgtgtgtgtgtgacgAGTTCCTTCGTGGTGGACTTGACGGAGGGTTTTAGTGAATTTCAAATCGGCTTGCTATTGTCTTCTCGTGATTATCTTGTTCTAGGAGCGAGTATATTCAACTCAATTGGCGGGTTTTGGATTATAAGCCTCTGTTAATgtagtaggtaggtagacagGAAGAGAAAAGCTGTGAGTTGGTGGTGATGTAACTAGACAATGTGGTGAGGAGAGCTCCGGCCAGAGgcgctttctctctctttctcgaaTGTGACGTCATCAAGACGTGCAACACAATACGGGGGCCCCAAACGGCTTTTCGGCATCTGGCGAGCTTTACCCCAGACTTGTCATAATTCATCATCCTTATTTCCACCACCTCGATCTATATAGTCTTGCAGAGAGAGCTGCTCGGATAAAGTTCTCCCCCGTTTTGTAATCGCCACCCAAGTCTAGGAATGGGATGTAGCCTCTCACAAGGTGCCTTGTTCCCGGCAATTGACAGTTTGCTAATCGCCTCACCCCCTTTCCCCGCGGCTTGCTGGCTCCctttggggaggggagggcatggatgggatggaatgGAGTAACGGGAACACAATTCTCTGCTCAATCACTAGAgtgtacctacctaaccAAGTCCATCTCATTCCACCCGGGCTCGGGCGAATCACA
This window contains:
- a CDS encoding Putative Zinc finger, RING-type; amino-acid sequence: MATQYEIEHNIKPGPSTQEGTRRIDMSSFTSFLTNLTTADAPSADRHTNPHATPTPVDAAALYHLLQQQFQTLFSTAPNADNARFLSGLVEALERDIASPPTEIPGVSQEYLDSLERVPKKALREDEACPICAEKFLDDRYPLVVELPCHSSHRFDLECVSPWLRSKGSCPMCRKDLTKKKDQIVVPDDDEDNDDPDGLYA